A stretch of DNA from Temnothorax longispinosus isolate EJ_2023e chromosome 2, Tlon_JGU_v1, whole genome shotgun sequence:
CTTCGCTTTGTCGTCACGATTGACGTGCAGCAAGTTCCGAAGCCATCCGAGACTTAACCGCACAGTAACGGAACCCAATAGACTCGCCCTGAGAAATTTCTCCCGCGGCAAGAAACATTGCGCGAGACTTTACAAACTGTGTTCGCATCGATGTAATATCGTACGTAATCACTCTTACGAGAAATGCGGTTTTGAGTCTTGCATTTGCTGCTATTTATGTTACTTCTCTGTTCGTACCTACCAATAATAAGAGGAAAACACCTTATGAAACTTTATAAAGTTTGATAGCGTATAATTTAGATGTTGAAATTCTTGGTTTCCAATCAAATCATCAGgataaaaaagattgaaatataaaaataaaatattttttttagttttaacatATTCAATAAATCCATTggcatttaaatttcaattcttGCAGATTTATTCGTGGCATACGTTAATAATGTAGTAGACATCAAATGGAAATAAGagaaagttaaatttattatgaattttttataataaattgatataataattctgGAATTCTGTATCGATTCAATAAAAAAGGTGACtcgaaatttttcaagaaaagaGACTACTATAAACAACGAGTTTTGTAAGTCATAGAACATAGAATATATTTGCTGTTTAAATTTGTCGTTATTTATGTTAACAAATCGGACAACCTTTAAACTCATTGCCAATACAACTAAAGTGTTtaatgtgtataataatatgtatggTCATTGGTCAATTATTCGTTTATAGCAAACGATATTATGATTCTTGGTCGTAATTTATCGATACCGTCTCACTGCTGCTATTCGACCGGTGTGATAACCAGGTGCAACAGATGTTATCCTCTCTAGTACATTGGTGGTACTTATGTACGTAGTATTCGATAATCAAGCATGCAGTGTCGCGCGATGTAGACAAATAATCCGAAGAAGGTTCGCTGAACAATCTGAAAGATATCTACGAAAATTTCTATCAGCCTGTCATTTGGTCGGTATTTATAATGTCATCGACAAACAATTGAAATGCAATTTTGTCTGTATCATattcataaaagaaatatttgaattcTTATACCACATTtgtgtccatttctaccaatgtagattaattttaatctcggtttaacttactttttatttctttctaattcttaggctcagtttcacaagtgtcggttaactttgaatcttagattaactcactctttaTCTCTGTCTAAGGGGGACATTAGAAGGAGACAAaaagtgagttaatctaagattaaaagttaaccgacacttgtgaaactgggccttagaactagaagaagataaaagtaaattaaaccgagattaaagttaatttacattggtagaaatggatatTAATGCATTAAATTCCACGACTACGTATTCAAATAAGATTACGGATCTTTTCTTAAATGAATACTCGGTGTATTGCGTATCAGATGCGTCATGACTCTACGAGTGATTTAATCATCTACACTCGGATGAAATGCTTCGCGTTATTTTACTCGCGCCATATGTTATATTGGCATTAAAACTCCCACATTTTCCGCTTAAGATACACCCTGAGTGCGTCAGAAAaattcgataaatattacgGACGTATATCATAGTACGTAGACAAGCGTTTGTTAAGAGATTAGTCATcgcgcatacatatatatgtagttaAATGATTCGATGAATCACTTCGTTGCGTATTAATCGTGAACAATGTGATAGTCCGTGGATCtctgaggaaaaaaaaattgattatgtaCATTGCACGTATATTTGTAGATTTGTTAAAAgccttgaaaaaaaaaatttgttctaTTTTTAGGATTATTTAGACGCGTAAATTAAGTtagctaatttttatttttaatattttataaataaataattcttgcaAAAATCTTgttctttattaaatgtgaTGATAATGTAGAGATATTTGACATTTAGAGGCTCACGCCGTTTTGTCCTGTGTTAGtcaatctttttataattattttattataattctatcATATCTTTATCTCGGTTAGATTATCTGAAAAATTGCGAGTTGCGTATTATTgttatctcttttattatatctacttATTACGTTATTACCTGTATCTGATGCCGTATAACAAATTTGAAACGTGCAACAGACGTCGCACGAGAAGACGCGGGCCGTATATTGTTTTCCAATTTTCCTTCGTCCGCGGTCGTTCTCAACGTTAGTTTTAGCGGGCCTCCTCTTTTTTCCACGCTAAATTCGAGGAACTCGGATGCGCATCGGTCGACAGGATAATTCTTGCTCGCCGAGCACGTAACAATGAACTATCCCTCGTCTTCTCCGAACAAAGAGAGTCAGAGTGCATGCCTTATTATTCGTGCACGGTGCGCCGGAGTATTACGTAATGGCGTGGCACAATTACCGGGTCAGACAACGCGCCGTATATGGGAAACGAAGTCGTGACACAAATCTCGATTGCGCCTCGCGCGTATACGCCAGACACAAAGTCAGTTAATACTCGTACGTTATTACGTGCGATTTATACAAATTACTTTCGACAATTGTTTTACACGCACGATCCAAGAATACGATTGATTAGCACCGCGAAAGATGCAgttattaagattatattatatatttatttaagaagaaaaagcaGTCTtgcagttttatttaatttataacaaaaaatagtattcttatataaataattaattaaaaattaaaagttttacgtTTACCCAAACAAATGAGTTTAGCACATGAAACGTGATAGAAAGTTATAACAGGTAACGGGTTAACGTACCGGACATTTCAATTATCAACACAATGCAAAGCGTTTCCTTAATTGCGCCAGCACCGGCATTTTTAATGCGGATCGCAATACGATACTGTCGATACGTTCACGCGTGTTACTGAAATTGCATTCTCACGCGTGTCATTTATTGCACGTAAGTATATCGTTATGCGTTCGCGCGCCGATTTCTATCTCGTTAAGTAAGTACCGGACAGTTACCTGTGCCGCGATTAAAGCAGTCGAGTGCCCGGTTAGAAAGGTTTCTATCGAATTTCACTCGGCTCACCCGGTTGCTggtcaattaataattatctttattctaCGTTAACACGCGTCGTGTACGACAAAAAACGTTTTACGCATGCGAGGCGAATTATCCGCTTAAAATAGCTCGTTTGTGCGCACGCTCATTCGCCAGGATATGTTAATCGCGCGGCAGCTTCAGAATATATCGTATCTCTTGCCTGCCTAATTAATAAGTTCTTATAATTACAACGTGTTCGGACACGCATTGTTTGTCCAGAATATCAAATcgtctaaataataattacttgtcgcgcaataatttaaaattgttgtcacaattagatatttcttatcatttctacaatattttattttaatgtatagaTACGTGttactattataattaatgttaaaatactaataaacgATATCAAATGACAAACGTTATATTTCACTTGTACGGATAATagattaaagtttttaaaaacaaaatttatcctctttaaaaaaaagattaactatatagtttaaaattttctagcaAAAAAAAGGCCACATACATAAtcagttatataaatttcatgcgtttaatttccgtaaatttttatgcagGTGCAGATAATACTGTTTCGTAGAGTAGCGATGATAGCAAAGGATGCAAGTATCACGTTATCATGTTATCACGTGTGCGAGGCACACGTTAAGCGTGTTGCACTCATTACGTGATGTAGGAAATACGAATTTTTCGAACTCAATCGCGTAACCGTGACGTCGACGAACATATAAATCCGCTTTATGCTATTTTCCTCCTCGCGCCTATAATTAGCTATCATAATCGACGTACTGCACGAAGGATGCTCACGATAAGACTGACGTCGTTGACCGCTTGTCGTTCACTTGTAACTTGCATTAGTCAGCGCACTTCCACGTTTCCTTTGTGTAGGAGGTCGCCCCGGGGGAATCCATGTAAAATAATGCGAGAAGCTCGTATATGTGAGGTATTCTCgctaaagagagagagagagagagagagagaaagaaagaaacgcgAAACTGAAACTCATGTGAAGTACGACATACCGGGTGTACCGAAACGGTGCTTTAAACTCAAAGTGACTTGCAACTCTTGTCCGGCAGGTTTAAATGTACCGCAAATGTATACCCCCGCGCTCTTTAGCGTTGGTCAGATAATTTCTCGCAGCAACGTCGTTCCTTGTCAGTGACAAAGTTCTTATCTTTCTCGGTAGACACATACCAAAAGCCAAAGCCACCACGATGGCGGAGACACCGGAGCTGAAGCGTATCGCGGAGAACACGAAGATACAGAGTAACGTCAAGTATCACGCCGAGTTCGAGAAGGCGAAGGGGAAGTTTACGCAAGTGGCGGACGATCCGGAGACTCTCAGAATCAAGCAGAACAGTAAGATTATCTCGAATGTCGCTTATCACGGCGAACTTGAGAAGAAGGCGATCATGGAGCAAAAGAGGACAATGACCGGAGAAAATGGCGAGCAAATAGGTAAGAACTTTTTAACGGTGCGTttgcgtgtatatataaatgttttctttctattacTGTTatatcgtgtttttttttagtttaaaaagatgtaataaaataatgggAAATATAACCATACGTTTTTGTTTcggatattttattgtatcgtTTTAGACTGTAACAAATAAGCGTTTAAAAAACTTACTGTCACAAGCTTAAAAAGATCATAAGCTTGCTATGGCAAAGTTTGTCGCGTGATTTTTGAATTAGCTTTGGGAAAATGTCATTGATTAAAACGTAATCTGTAATTTGATTAAACGGTTGGGAATatcttcttcttatttttatatatatcggtGTATTTTACaacttatacaatttttttaataagttatatAACTTTTCGTCTTAGATCATTCTCTATCAGTAATCATACATATACCTATGattttaatcatatataatcacatgTTTAACTTTTAACATCTCAACTGTTGATTAACGACGATTTACGTAAACGGTATCTATGTAATCATTAAATTGCagattatacattatatgtacGCATCAATATTTGTGGATTCGTTATGTATACTAATATATGGTTTGCATTTCATTTAAAGTTGTTTATACATTAAGTATAATACACACGTATTGCTGCAATCCATCCACCAAAACGGCGTGAAAATCAGACAAAATTCAGACGGACCCTTATCATTTTTGTGTCCATCTTCATGATTCATTAGTCATCACGTCACTCGCCATACCGTTCGTGGTGGGCAGATCGCAGATCGCTTCTCGTTGAACGTATCGCTAGCCTTTCTTTCGTGCATTGTTGATATAGAGTACGTAGAGTACACAGACGGTACGATTGCACCTGCGTCGAGCATAAACGCCAATCCGCCGCCTGCAAGGACGGCGAATTCGCCGGTACAGAGGACACCAGGTAGGATCGCCGATTACGATCCCCTTAGCGAAGCGAGGCCGAGTCCCTATTCCGCAAGGCAAGCTGCCACCACTGTCATTTATACGAGCGACAAGGGACCAGGTGCGTTTACCTTCGCCTTCGCGGCTGCAATCGCTGCAGCAATCTTTCGCTGTGTAAAGAAGTTGCATGACAGAGTTATAACAGAGAATAATTGCGTTCATTTTAATGTGATTTGTAGTAAGAAATCAATAacattctataataaaatattaatttctataattaatattctataatattaatattattatttcgtgaATTATATAACGTAACGTATGCAGAACGAAGTAATGAGATAACAAAAGTCTTGGCTTGAGATAACAAACGAATGCgatttgcatatttaatatgtaacattattacttttgattacattattacttttGAATTCTAATGCGATTAATGTTACGATCGATACTTGGCATTTGTGTTATTTATGTCCACGGACGATTTATACATTCGTAGCTGTATCGGAATTATGTATTCACGGCTGTGTCCCAATAATTAAGATTCGCGAAAGATCAACGAAGGaagaattttaatgatatatttttttaccgcGTGAGATCGCATTCTGCGACTATTTTACGATCGTGTGGGACGGAACCCGCGTCCACGCGTAATTGGTTTTAATAGATCGTGCTTTAATCGGATTATTCTTTTACGGAAGACAAACGCTTAGCTATTCCTATTGTATAACGCcagacttatatatattacgatcGTGATGTCGCCCAAAGCTTTTATTGTCTCCTCAGACTTAAACGCTCGTATACTTGCATCATTACGCCTTTATCGTTGTCACACGCGATTCATCACAAAGACAAATCGTCGAAGCAATTTGCACTGGAATTAATCGTTGCGACATTGCCGCGTGCACCTTGTTGGGAAAATAGAAAGTGTAATCGCGCCTTTGTTTAATGTTCCTCATTCTGCGGTTCCGTGTTCCCTCCTCGCTCAAACCCACGGAATTATTCATGTGGTAGATCGCAGGATCGCGTCAAATAACAATTGTTACTAACTGGAGGACAAGAGGATGGTTACGGGACGAATTAAGCATTTTTACCGTAGCGTATacaaatgtagaaaattatttgtgttatacgtcgcacataaaatattaaaaatacgacGCGTTTGCAGTGACGAATCCACCGACACGAAAAATCGGCTCGGTTGCTGACATCGACCCAGTGAACGAATATTACGGATCGTTAACGCCGGCCACAACGATAAACAATAATCAACATCAACCTCAGCATCAACATCAATCACCGCCACCGCCCTCCAACGTTGgagtaaatatcttttttattgccTATTGTCGCATTGTGTTGTCTTTTGTAACTTATTTGTTACGCGATATAAAGCTTACATGTCTACTAATACATGAAAGGAATACATTTCATAGAAAGAATTTAGACTGttacaaaataaacttttaaataagttttttaaacaattgggaccaaaatagtataaaatattggcAAAAAGTAggtttttaaatgtataatatgtaaaatgaaTATGCAGTTTTACGAATCTCTGTTTTCTATAACGATGTTTTTTTTCCGCAGAGAGTGTACAGAGCGATGTATGACTACGAGGCGCAAGATCTCGACGAGGTGAGCTTCTGCGACGGTGATTTGATCGTCAATTGCACAGCCGTAGACGAGGGTTGGATGACTGGACTGGTGCAGCGTACGGGACGACACGGCATGCTACCCGCTAATTATGTCGAACCGGCgcagatttaaatatttttcaggtCGAGCTTCCATTCGCTAATTGTTGGCCGCCACTTCGATTAGAGTGCTTAATTAGGGCGCTTTGGGAAGCCCTCCGAAGGGAaagataatgttaaaaaaatttacgtgaTACAATACTCGAGATAACGCTTCTACTCGGCTCTTGTTACTCGGCCGAGATAATATGTTTGATCGAAACGGCAAACTGTCATCTTAGAAAATCAGATAATCAGATATCTATGAAAGTTTAAAGTGTTTCACGAAAAAtcttgatataaatttgagctttgatataaatttgataacttTTCTATCTTGATATCAACTTGTCCATGATGTCTGTTTGGATAAAGTTGAgtatttcacaatattttgctatattatattgataaaagaaaCAGATTTATGAGAATAAACACCAAAATCAGTTTTATAAATGTCCGAAGACGTACGTCTTGAGTATCCACAAGTTGAGTATAACTTGACTACTAGATGACAAAGTTTCGTATATTAGAATTCCATGATGGGACCAAACTTTACATAACTGCAATAAATTATGcctattgcaattaaaattttaaacaactgTGAAGCGACACAAGCCTTGACCAACAATTAAGAAGAATTAAGTATAAGATATTTCTTCTGCAATGCAGTTTTAAAGcgtcacttttatttttttactcttaGCCACAGTTATATCATTCCTCCGTTTCGATAtgttttttagaatttaaattatacgattaaaatataaatatcaagaaaGAACATTAATTTGGTTCAGTTGACAGTTGACTTTACGGacctttttttgttaatcattatttttattgacgagAATTTTATGTTACTTGTTATTCGATATAAACTCTGACTAACACATCAATTagatagatttttatatttccgaccattttgcatttataagTAGTACtatattcttgttttttataataatatattatctcttcttttcttttactttttcggAAATACttttcacaaaataatattttagttataatatCCAAACTTTTTTCTGAACGAAATGTAGGACGAAATCTTCCCTTATATTCGAAAAGAAATAATGCAATGTGCCTTATACGTATAGACTGCTAATTAGTAGCGGTATggattttttatcataatgtaaattatacgaAAGTGTATCGGAATAGgatattcaaagaaatatcaacaaatttttacttgCCGAATTAATGTagtttaatttgatgtaaaaaaattaattgatataatccTCTACCTTTTCCCTTAAAGATAAAGCAgattgaaataataagaaacataatattattgacgCTAAAGATGCTGACACTTGCCTtcctttttgataaaatatgaaaattattgttagGTACCGTTACtgaatttcaattaattaacgatctaaatataaattaattaacccatattttattatatagttcttaagttttattttgtatggtCCACATATATGCTTCGCATTTCTCTCCAAAATTCCATTTACAttgttgtaattatattatttggtTGACGATTCTGAGGTTACCGAACATGAGATTTTATCGAAAATCAATTGATATTTAGTTTATCTTAATGTCGAGCactttttatgtaattttaaaagcCCAATATTAACCGTATTGGCTAACATGACAACTAATTTTCCAAGATTTTTCTACTTTGGCGATAATCATGCCTATAAATTGATCCTTGATAAAATGTCGTGTTTACCACCACGGGGTGTTTCTTAGTGCCTTGTTATTGcgtgtttaaattaatatcaaactGGTTCCTCAGAAATGTATCTACATCCCATTTACCTGAATAGGCAGATTATATTGTGGAACGATGTCCGATGGAACTGTACAGATTAACGAACCATGTAAAAGTTATAAGTAATTCGTTATCTGCGAGTCACACGTGATGTCGTTCGACCTCATTTATAAACGAAGAGAATGATATTTTTGGAAACATGTTATTCAGCACTCTTGTAATTATTAGCTCGCTGATAAGAggatttcatattttaattgcaaggTACAGAAATATATGTTAGCGTTGTGTTtagacaaatattatattatcatagcaaatcataaataatgaatatgtaTGTTATGTAAATCTATggttcattaattttttttttagtaattgcACGCTCAAATACTGCATCCCTTTTCTATCTTCTTTTATCGATGAAATTCCTTTCTTCATTATGAAAATTCCTAGTCTTCTGAAAAAACAAATCGCAAAGATGCATGTACATCGTTTTTTAtcacagtatatatatatataatttattttcattcgcACATACCTATTTAGTCATAAACTTGATATTCGCAAAGAAGGATCCtttcgtttatatataaatgtgttgTTTCATtaagataaacattatgtTAAGAGAGATAAACATTATTGTTTCTTCACAGAGTTTAACGAATGactgttcttatatttatttttctaataatactatgtttatatttttctttggatATTAAAAGAGCATCTATCTTGACATGACCACGCGCTAAGTTTTAATATCACGACGATGGTAGAGTGTTTAATACTATTTGAAGAGACATTGCAAATTCCATTGATGCCGTTGGCATTCAGCGTTATCGCAAAGCAATCAATACTCAGCCATGTAACAGATGATCGCGAATTCAATTAACTGTGAAACAACGTTTATAGCCAAACAATTCTTAACGTAACGAGATTGCAAAATCGAGTAAAAACATTTAGTATGcagagatataaaatatgcatatttattgaaagtaatataaatacaataaaatgataattatcaCATAAGATAGTCAAGATTCGCTGCATCAAGTGCATGTTTGAAAGTCTCTGAGCTTGGTCCATCACAAGATTTATCGTCAATCCCGGTAACTTGCGTGATCATGCGTGAAACCGCTGAATTAACATTGGAAAAGATTAAAGACTAAGATATACCATTTTTCAGCATTAAGGTATGTTGCCGAGAGAGCCGGGGATGTATCGAACTTGCTCGACCTCGCAATTCGATCATTTCAAGCGTACATTTGTCACATTTGTAATatcgttctatctttgttaGATTTCATTTCTGTCATATGTCATAATCCAACCCAGATTGCTTTGCAAACCTTTCTAATACATCATAGAAGCAACTTTGTATTGTATGCTATAATGAACACTATATCTCGTTCCGTTAAAACGAGATATTTCAGCAAGTCAATCGGTAATTCATCATAATTTTTGACACAATACTGCACGATACAACATAGAAGCGTGGCTTGAAAATATGGATGATACATGGGTACTCCTTAATAAGTAATGGAAAGAAACTTAAGCGTTAGCCTGACTAATTAGACCGCACTGTCTAATTGTACGGTGGAATGTGCAAATATAAAGAAGATTCATGGTTAATGATGAATGTTAGCGCTGCTTCTTGAACAAGATGGAAATGTTATAAGCAGGAAATGTTTGTCAGTTATTCGTATTAGATGTTAATTGTATCGGTGTTATTTATTAGCTATCTTTTTAGACTTGTGTTTTTACGACAGATGCAAATTGGTGTAATTACGACGAAAGAGATTTGTACAGTTTAGTTTAATTTCCTGCTTATATAAGTGTGCCCTGAACACACTTGTCGCAATGAATGTTGTGTAGGATGTTATATTCAAGGCCATATGGACTTAAAATGAGCTTGGGCAAAATCTAACTTTCGAGCAAACGTTTTTTCGGCCCGTACACATTTGTTAATGAAACAGCGCGACTTTTGGTAATATCCAGCGTAAATTGTGCGGTTGAGCaagatgaaaaataatgtatctCGCAACGAGTTTCTTAACAACTAATGCCGTTACAGATATGAGAAGCTACGCGAATTTAGGGGCTAATACTGCGCGTACAGATCTCGACGgaaataatgcaatttattgGACGTGAGGGATAAGATAAGACACCTTGGTGTGCAGGGATACCAGGCGCAGGTAACAGAACCGATGCTGCAATAAATCATCGCCGTCATTGAATGGGAAATTCGTGCCAGGTATTGGAAGagtacgtatatatttttgcttccGAAAGAGTGTTTTTCGGactcgcaatttttttttctttatacgaTCTTACTGCCGTTCGAAAAAGATTTCGTTCCCGAGGCAATTTCTATGTAAAACTTTACAAAATGACGCTGGACGAGCCTGCTCAAACGTAGATTTCGATCGAGCCGAAGGAATGTAGAACGCATGACGGTTCGCCTTCAGCGAAAAACTCGGCTTAACGGTTAAGCCACGCGCGGTTAACGCTAAATGTCAGCAATCTCATCCTCCTCGTCCTCGACTTTCCTCCAGCGAATACTGTGTAGAATGCTAATGTAATGCTCGGACGAGACGACGTGTGGCGAAGAGTCCGCGTGCTGGCAGTGTCGTTTTGTCATAGCGTGAACGAaccgtttctttctttctttcttttttctctcgttttttttttcttttccccgCAACACCCCCAGTCATACGCATTTTAGCCTGCCTGCTAATATCCGGCGAGGTCGGCGAACGTCTGATCCATCTCGTCGGCGATCGCTTTGTATTTACAGCGCTCGTTAACCAGCACGTCTGCAACGAGAAGGGAGGGAAAACGTGGTATTAGTGGACGGTACGATGGTTAATCGGatgtacattttaatataaattttttaattggaaagagaaagaaagaacgcAAAGAGCACACAATCTTCGTGATTGACGTTTTGAGATTGGACGATCATTACGTCCGTTAAAGCGACTTAAAGAGTAGGATGAAGGAAAATTTATGCTTGTAGTTGGATAGAGGTCCTGTTACCTAAAACCTGAGAAATAGCATTGGCTTTTCGGTTCggaaaataaagtataagatTGAagccaatatatatatacacatatacatatttataaaaatattttcagaaat
This window harbors:
- the LOC139825186 gene encoding LIM and SH3 domain protein F42H10.3-like isoform X1, which gives rise to MSKTCARCEKTVYPIEELKCLDKTWHKQCFKCQGCGMTLNMRTYKGFNKQPYCEAHIPKAKATTMAETPELKRIAENTKIQSNVKYHAEFEKAKGKFTQVADDPETLRIKQNSKIISNVAYHGELEKKAIMEQKRTMTGENGEQIEYVEYTDGTIAPASSINANPPPARTANSPVQRTPGRIADYDPLSEARPSPYSARQAATTVIYTSDKGPVTNPPTRKIGSVADIDPVNEYYGSLTPATTINNNQHQPQHQHQSPPPPSNVGRVYRAMYDYEAQDLDEVSFCDGDLIVNCTAVDEGWMTGLVQRTGRHGMLPANYVEPAQI
- the LOC139825186 gene encoding LIM and SH3 domain protein F42H10.3-like isoform X2, yielding MSKTCARCEKTVYPIEELKCLDKTWHKQCFKCQGCGMTLNMRTYKGFNKQPYCEAHIPKAKATTMAETPELKRIAENTKIQSNVKYHAEFEKAKGKFTQVADDPETLRIKQNSKIISNVAYHGELEKKAIMEQKRTMTGENGEQIVTNPPTRKIGSVADIDPVNEYYGSLTPATTINNNQHQPQHQHQSPPPPSNVGRVYRAMYDYEAQDLDEVSFCDGDLIVNCTAVDEGWMTGLVQRTGRHGMLPANYVEPAQI